The Flavobacterium faecale genomic sequence TTGCACCAAGTCTTCTTGCTTTTTCAAACCTTCAATTCCGCTATACCAATCATGGTTTCCGGGGATAAAGATGGTTTGGCCCTTGTAATTTTTTGCAATTTGCAATTGATTAATAAGCTTTTGTTCAGCCGGTAAATAGTCAGGATCAGATGTTTTGCTTGGTATTCCTTTTGGGTAGACGTTATCTCCTAAAAACAATAAGGAGGAATTTTTGTTTGCAGTAACTAACTTTTTACTTAAAGCCATTAAAATGGATTTGGAATGTTGCTCTGTAGTGTTGCCAGCATCACCAATTAAATAGAAAGTATGGGCAATTTTTGCGGTGTCTTCCTCGTTAACTAGGTTCGAATTGGTTACATTAGAGCCGTATTGTTCTTTTTTGGTTGCACAAGCAAACAAAAGAGAAGATATAAAAAGGAGAATCAACCGTTTTTCCAAAAACAATTTCATATTTTAGTCGTATAATTATTTTATTATGAATCTTCTACATCAAGCTGAAGCTTTTGTTTCAGAATTACTCAAAGATAAACTTTCTAAATCATTTACCTACCATAATTTGGGACATACTAAAGTCGTGGTAAATGCAGTAGAAGCTATATTGCAGGCTGAAAAGCTTAATGAAAATGATAAGCAGGCTTTGTTAATGGCCGCGTGGTTTCATGATACGGGTTATACGCAAGGATGTACAAAGCACGAGGATGCCAGCGTAGTAATAGCAACAGATTTTTTGAGAGATAAAAAGCAGTCTGAAGAATTTATAGTTGCAGTAAACAAGCTCATTGAGGCCACTGTTCACGATTATGAGCCCAAAAATAATCTAGAAAAAATAATTAGAGATGCCGACTATGCACATTTTGGTAGTTTAGATTATCCGGTAATTTGTGAACAACTGCGAAAAGAGTGGCAAATTACCATGAATAAAGTATTTTCGAATGAAGAATGGGCAAAAGAAAATCTTCATTTTATGGAAGAAAAGCACCGCTATCAAACAGGATATGCCTTGACGCATTGGCAACCAATTAAAGAAAAAAATATACAAATGCTCAAAGGAAATGATCAAAAAGAGTTGAAAATGGAAAAGATTGAGACAAAAAGTAAAAAAGGTAAAAAGAAAAAAGACAAGAAAGAAAAACCAGACCGAGGTATTGATACTTTGTTTAGAATTACCTTAGGAAATCATACTCGTTTGAGTGGAATTGCTGACAGTAAAGCCAATATTTTATTGTCTGTAAATGCGATTATTATTTCGATAGCATTATCTTCTATTATACCAAAGCTTGATAGTCCTGGGAATGCGCATTTAATCCTTCCTACTTTTATTTTATTGATGTTCAGTGTAGTGTCTATAATTTTTGCCATATTGTCTACCCGTCCAAAGGTGACCACTGGTACATTTACGCGTGAGGATATCGAAGCTCAAAAAGTAAATCTTTTA encodes the following:
- a CDS encoding Pycsar system effector family protein gives rise to the protein MNLLHQAEAFVSELLKDKLSKSFTYHNLGHTKVVVNAVEAILQAEKLNENDKQALLMAAWFHDTGYTQGCTKHEDASVVIATDFLRDKKQSEEFIVAVNKLIEATVHDYEPKNNLEKIIRDADYAHFGSLDYPVICEQLRKEWQITMNKVFSNEEWAKENLHFMEEKHRYQTGYALTHWQPIKEKNIQMLKGNDQKELKMEKIETKSKKGKKKKDKKEKPDRGIDTLFRITLGNHTRLSGIADSKANILLSVNAIIISIALSSIIPKLDSPGNAHLILPTFILLMFSVVSIIFAILSTRPKVTTGTFTREDIEAQKVNLLFFGNFYKMPLEEYQWAVNELMKDRDYLYNSMIKDLYFLGIVLDKKYKLLRITYNIFMIGIIVSVIAFVLAFNSVLG